A genomic window from Alkalihalobacillus sp. AL-G includes:
- a CDS encoding RNA polymerase sigma factor, with product MSRKSTISQWFYLYGNDVYRYLVYFTGSSDVEDLVQEVFIKALKSLNTFKNHSSPKTWLFTIARNLAIDEMKSKKKSMWKKLIPIDENLSSNEQNPEMVFLNDQSAKELHDVIQLLNNNYRDVVILRGVNQFSVAEAASVLNWPEEKVRTNYHRALKALRKQWREEP from the coding sequence ATGTCTAGAAAAAGTACGATATCCCAATGGTTTTATTTATATGGAAATGATGTCTATCGTTATTTGGTTTACTTTACAGGAAGTTCAGATGTAGAAGATCTAGTCCAAGAGGTATTCATTAAAGCTTTAAAGAGTTTAAATACATTCAAGAATCATTCAAGTCCTAAAACCTGGCTTTTTACTATTGCTAGAAATCTAGCTATTGATGAAATGAAAAGTAAAAAAAAGAGTATGTGGAAAAAACTAATACCAATAGATGAAAATCTATCATCAAACGAGCAAAATCCTGAAATGGTATTTCTAAATGACCAGAGTGCAAAAGAACTTCATGATGTTATCCAGTTATTAAACAATAATTACAGAGATGTAGTTATATTAAGAGGGGTTAATCAGTTTTCTGTAGCCGAGGCAGCCTCTGTATTAAATTGGCCTGAGGAAAAAGTGAGAACCAATTATCACAGAGCATTAAAAGCATTACGAAAACAATGGAGGGAAGAACCATGA
- a CDS encoding Rrf2 family transcriptional regulator yields the protein MRLTNFTDYSLRVLIFLATQKEDRLVNIKDIADTYQISKNHLMKVIHELGKLGLIETVRGRNGGIRLDKRPEAINIGTLIRKTEEDFYLVECFNETENGCIISPVCGLKGVLNEALEAYFKVLDGYTLADLAFNKAAFQQLFSMHNTE from the coding sequence ATGAGACTTACGAACTTTACCGATTATTCCTTACGGGTATTGATTTTTCTGGCCACTCAAAAGGAAGATCGGCTCGTTAACATTAAAGATATAGCCGATACCTATCAGATCTCGAAAAACCACCTGATGAAGGTCATTCATGAGTTAGGTAAGCTTGGATTGATTGAAACGGTTCGTGGCCGTAATGGTGGAATCCGTCTGGATAAACGACCAGAGGCAATCAATATCGGTACCCTTATCCGTAAGACGGAGGAAGACTTCTACCTTGTGGAGTGCTTTAATGAAACGGAGAATGGTTGTATCATCAGTCCGGTTTGTGGATTGAAAGGTGTACTGAATGAGGCGTTGGAAGCTTATTTCAAAGTGCTGGATGGATATACTCTTGCGGATTTGGCGTTCAATAAGGCGGCGTTTCAGCAGCTATTCTCAATGCATAATACTGAATAA
- the msrB gene encoding peptide-methionine (R)-S-oxide reductase MsrB, with translation MTENNDRFELATFAGGCFWCMVKPFDEMPGIEKVVSGYTGGQKENPTYEEVKSDTTGHREAVQITFDPAIFPYEKLLKLYWQQIDPTDPGGQFYDRGESYKTAIYYHNEAQKEMAEASKKDLEESGKFQKPIATDIFPASAFYEAEDYHQGYYKKNPLHYNQFHKGSGRKDFIESNWKAEKDEKDLRERLTEMQYNVTQKNGTEPAFNNEFWNNEKEGIYVDVVSGEPLFSSTDQYDAGCGWPSFTKPIRKAQVEEKEDLSHGMIRTEVRSKDGDSHLGHVFPDGPGPKGIRYCINSAALRFIPKEDLEKEGLSEYKQLFE, from the coding sequence ATGACGGAAAATAATGATCGTTTCGAGCTTGCAACCTTTGCCGGCGGCTGTTTCTGGTGCATGGTCAAGCCATTCGATGAAATGCCTGGGATTGAAAAAGTCGTGTCAGGTTATACAGGCGGACAAAAGGAAAATCCGACGTACGAAGAAGTAAAATCGGATACGACGGGACATCGTGAAGCGGTACAAATTACCTTTGATCCTGCCATTTTTCCGTATGAAAAACTACTGAAGCTTTATTGGCAGCAAATCGACCCGACAGATCCGGGTGGGCAATTTTACGATCGAGGAGAGTCGTATAAAACAGCGATTTACTATCATAACGAGGCTCAGAAGGAAATGGCTGAAGCTTCGAAAAAGGATCTGGAGGAAAGCGGGAAGTTCCAAAAGCCGATTGCGACCGACATTTTCCCTGCATCAGCCTTTTACGAAGCCGAGGACTATCACCAGGGCTACTATAAAAAGAATCCGTTGCATTACAACCAATTTCATAAAGGGTCAGGACGGAAAGACTTCATCGAGAGTAACTGGAAGGCTGAAAAGGACGAAAAAGACCTCCGAGAACGTTTGACGGAAATGCAATACAACGTTACTCAGAAAAATGGAACAGAACCCGCTTTTAATAACGAATTCTGGAACAATGAAAAAGAGGGGATCTATGTCGATGTCGTTTCTGGTGAACCGCTTTTCAGCTCAACCGATCAATACGATGCGGGTTGCGGTTGGCCAAGCTTCACGAAGCCGATCCGTAAAGCACAAGTTGAGGAAAAAGAAGATTTGAGCCACGGGATGATTCGGACAGAGGTGCGCAGTAAGGACGGCGATTCTCACCTCGGGCACGTTTTCCCAGACGGACCAGGACCTAAAGGGATACGTTATTGCATCAATTCGGCGGCATTACGGTTCATTCCGAAAGAGGACCTTGAAAAAGAAGGACTAAGTGAATATAAACAGTTATTTGAATGA
- a CDS encoding phenylacetate--CoA ligase family protein, whose translation MGSLQEVIRHAYENANGFREHMKRAGLLPEEISDKEDLHKLPVLKKDDLPDLQKAGAPFGELATIAPSTFARIFMSPGPIYDPQTVESDFWRFSEALRVAGFDEGDIVQNTFSYHLSPAGFMFDSALRDLGATVVPAGTGNTELQVQVMKDLQVTGYVGTPSFFSILLDTAEKSGYTVGKELNLKKAFFTAEMLTTEMRERCEAIGISIFEGYGTADCGCIAYEDKQGPGLKVTSSAIVQICDPLTGEDTSGEGEVVVTLFDKSYPLIRFGTGDLSRWVDGYDGERVAGVLGRVSDGVKVKGMFVREKQLARVLKQEGYSEFQGVVTRENYLDKFEILIESLEELHSELLSRLQDAIRVRPVLTRVKPGTIKNGEKRLIDQRIFDMKKV comes from the coding sequence ATGGGTTCTCTGCAAGAAGTAATCCGACATGCTTATGAGAATGCAAATGGTTTCAGGGAGCATATGAAACGTGCAGGACTCTTACCGGAAGAAATATCTGACAAAGAGGATTTGCATAAACTTCCTGTGTTGAAAAAAGATGACTTGCCTGATTTACAAAAGGCAGGTGCTCCGTTCGGAGAGTTGGCGACAATTGCTCCATCAACATTTGCGAGGATCTTTATGTCCCCTGGTCCAATCTATGATCCTCAGACTGTTGAAAGTGATTTTTGGCGATTTTCAGAGGCGCTTCGCGTAGCTGGTTTTGACGAAGGAGACATTGTACAAAATACGTTTTCCTATCACTTATCTCCTGCGGGTTTTATGTTCGACTCTGCACTTAGGGATTTGGGTGCTACGGTTGTGCCAGCTGGAACAGGTAATACCGAACTTCAAGTACAGGTGATGAAAGATTTACAAGTGACGGGTTATGTCGGAACACCAAGTTTCTTTTCAATTCTGCTAGATACTGCTGAAAAGTCAGGGTATACGGTCGGAAAAGAACTTAATCTCAAGAAAGCATTTTTTACAGCAGAAATGCTGACAACGGAAATGAGAGAAAGATGTGAGGCTATCGGGATTTCGATATTTGAAGGGTATGGAACTGCAGATTGTGGTTGTATTGCATATGAAGATAAACAAGGTCCGGGATTAAAAGTGACATCCTCCGCTATTGTACAAATTTGCGACCCATTAACAGGGGAAGACACAAGTGGTGAAGGAGAGGTTGTGGTCACCCTGTTTGACAAGAGCTACCCGCTCATCCGGTTTGGGACAGGAGATTTATCACGTTGGGTGGATGGATATGATGGCGAGAGGGTCGCTGGCGTTCTAGGCAGAGTCAGTGACGGTGTGAAAGTGAAGGGAATGTTCGTTAGAGAGAAACAATTGGCTCGTGTGTTAAAGCAGGAGGGATATTCCGAATTCCAGGGAGTTGTCACTAGAGAAAATTACTTGGACAAATTCGAAATATTGATAGAATCATTAGAGGAACTGCATTCGGAACTTCTCTCCAGATTACAGGACGCCATTCGGGTTAGACCAGTTTTGACAAGGGTGAAGCCAGGTACGATAAAAAATGGTGAGAAACGACTGATCGATCAACGTATTTTTGATATGAAAAAGGTGTAG
- a CDS encoding ABC transporter ATP-binding protein: MLTLNNVEVMYDRVILVLKGMSMVIPKGKIVALLGSNGAGKTTTLKAISGLLKSENGEVTDGYIELYGERIDVTDAETIVKKGIFQCMEGRRVFEHLTVEENLLAGAHTRKDRRNIKADLQKVYQYFPKLQILKNRQAGYLSGGEQQMLAIGRGLMAKPKVLLLDEPSLGLAPLLVKEIFAIIKRINEEEGTTILVVEQNAKVALSIADYGYIMENGRIVMDGTVDRLLENQDVREFYLGIGDKGRKNYKNIKSYKRRKRWL, encoded by the coding sequence ATGCTGACCTTAAACAATGTAGAAGTCATGTATGATCGGGTCATCCTGGTTTTAAAAGGAATGTCGATGGTCATTCCAAAAGGGAAGATCGTCGCATTGCTAGGAAGCAATGGCGCAGGAAAAACCACGACTCTGAAGGCGATTTCAGGGCTGTTAAAGAGTGAAAATGGCGAAGTTACTGACGGGTACATTGAACTTTATGGAGAGCGAATCGATGTCACTGATGCAGAAACGATTGTCAAAAAAGGAATCTTCCAGTGCATGGAAGGCCGCCGTGTTTTTGAACATTTGACAGTAGAAGAAAACCTGCTTGCTGGAGCCCATACAAGAAAGGATCGAAGAAACATCAAAGCTGACCTTCAAAAGGTATATCAATATTTTCCGAAGCTGCAAATACTTAAGAACCGACAAGCTGGTTATCTTTCTGGAGGAGAACAACAGATGCTGGCAATCGGAAGGGGACTGATGGCGAAACCAAAAGTACTTCTGCTGGATGAACCTTCTCTAGGCTTAGCACCACTGCTCGTAAAAGAAATTTTTGCTATTATTAAGCGTATTAACGAAGAAGAAGGCACAACAATTTTAGTAGTGGAACAAAATGCAAAAGTGGCGTTATCCATTGCTGACTACGGATACATAATGGAAAACGGTCGGATTGTGATGGATGGTACGGTTGACAGACTATTGGAGAACCAGGATGTCCGGGAGTTTTATCTTGGAATTGGTGATAAAGGGAGAAAGAACTATAAAAATATCAAGTCATATAAAAGAAGAAAGAGATGGCTGTAA
- a CDS encoding ABC transporter substrate-binding protein, producing the protein MKKLWTSLLMVLLVFGILAGCSEGTSGGEGDTITIGGLFDITGGTGDVGAPYAEGEKAYFEYINSKGKVNGYKLRLVGEDYAYKIPEAQKLYQKYKSKENAVAILGWGTGDTEALRQQVAKDKLPFISASYSENLKNMEESPYNFLAAASYSDQARSVLQWIKDNHSGGSPTVALIYNDTAFGKSPVEDAKEFAKEIGIEVVDEQVVDLTALDATSQLLNMEKKDPDYAIIQETWGATATILKDAKKLGIDTQFIGLNWATGEGLISLAPDASEGFIGVVTHAFPYEDLEGMAEIEEYLESKDKKLEDIDQKFVQGWVSAKILVEGIKLADDPTTGEGIRAGLEKIKELDLGGLAAPVTFTSESHAGTNQIRLAEVKNGKFEAFTDYIGY; encoded by the coding sequence ATGAAAAAATTGTGGACGAGTCTGTTGATGGTTCTGTTGGTATTCGGAATATTAGCTGGATGTTCAGAAGGTACATCTGGTGGAGAGGGAGATACGATTACAATAGGTGGACTATTTGACATTACCGGAGGAACTGGGGATGTGGGGGCACCTTATGCAGAAGGAGAGAAAGCTTATTTTGAATACATCAACTCTAAAGGAAAGGTCAATGGCTATAAGCTTAGATTAGTTGGAGAGGATTATGCTTACAAGATTCCCGAAGCACAAAAGCTGTACCAAAAATATAAATCAAAGGAAAATGCCGTCGCTATTTTAGGCTGGGGTACTGGTGATACGGAAGCCCTCCGGCAACAGGTTGCTAAAGATAAGCTTCCATTCATCTCAGCCTCTTATTCTGAGAATCTTAAAAATATGGAAGAAAGCCCATATAACTTCTTAGCGGCAGCTTCCTACTCTGACCAGGCGCGTTCTGTACTGCAATGGATAAAAGATAATCATAGTGGTGGTTCACCGACAGTTGCTCTCATTTACAATGATACAGCCTTTGGAAAATCACCGGTAGAGGATGCAAAAGAGTTTGCCAAGGAAATCGGAATTGAAGTTGTTGATGAACAAGTCGTCGATTTGACAGCACTTGATGCTACCTCTCAATTATTGAATATGGAAAAGAAAGACCCCGACTATGCGATTATCCAGGAAACATGGGGAGCTACAGCGACAATCTTGAAGGATGCAAAAAAATTGGGAATCGACACCCAATTCATCGGGTTGAACTGGGCCACTGGTGAAGGCTTGATTTCACTTGCGCCAGATGCCTCAGAAGGGTTTATCGGAGTTGTAACACATGCTTTCCCTTATGAGGATCTGGAAGGAATGGCGGAGATTGAAGAATACCTTGAAAGTAAAGATAAAAAGTTGGAAGATATAGATCAGAAATTCGTGCAGGGCTGGGTATCAGCAAAGATTTTGGTTGAAGGAATCAAACTTGCAGACGACCCTACGACTGGTGAAGGAATCCGGGCTGGTTTAGAAAAGATAAAAGAACTTGATCTAGGCGGACTTGCTGCTCCAGTTACTTTTACATCAGAAAGCCATGCTGGAACAAACCAGATTCGTTTAGCAGAGGTGAAGAACGGGAAGTTTGAAGCCTTTACAGATTATATCGGCTACTGA
- a CDS encoding branched-chain amino acid ABC transporter permease, translated as MRNPFVMECGEFHVNYKQDMALWSIVRVRMRVIAFVALFAIFPLFASEYIVGLATLCGIAAIGAIGLNILTGFTGQISIGTGASLGVGGYTSAILTTKLGMSFFIALPVAGIITAIIGGLFGLPSLRLKGLYLAIATLATQVIILFIISRWDSLTGGTAGLVLSRPEIGGFAFYSEMSFYYLMFGVLVFTTIFSLNLFRSRVGRAFIAVRDRDIAAEVIGIDLFKYKVLAFAISSFFIGVAGALLGHYTMIVSPELYSITVSIEYLAIILVGGLGSVFGSIYGAVFITLLPVFLRSGVSTLSGFFPDIAAVLVGLKEVVFGLVIILFLIYEPEGLAKTWKNIKDYFKLWPFSY; from the coding sequence ATGCGGAATCCATTTGTCATGGAATGTGGAGAATTCCATGTAAATTATAAGCAGGATATGGCCCTTTGGAGTATCGTACGGGTAAGAATGCGTGTTATCGCATTCGTTGCATTATTTGCCATCTTTCCTCTCTTTGCTTCTGAATACATTGTAGGGCTTGCGACATTATGCGGTATTGCGGCAATAGGTGCGATCGGGTTGAATATTTTGACAGGCTTCACAGGGCAAATCTCGATTGGGACCGGAGCATCCTTAGGGGTTGGCGGTTATACTTCTGCTATATTGACAACAAAATTGGGCATGAGCTTTTTTATTGCATTACCGGTTGCGGGTATAATTACAGCCATCATCGGCGGTTTGTTCGGGCTACCGTCCCTCCGGTTGAAGGGTTTGTATTTAGCGATTGCGACACTGGCAACTCAAGTGATCATCCTCTTTATCATTTCAAGGTGGGATAGTTTAACTGGTGGAACGGCTGGTCTCGTATTAAGCAGGCCTGAAATCGGCGGATTTGCCTTCTATAGTGAAATGAGCTTCTACTATTTGATGTTTGGAGTTTTAGTGTTCACTACAATATTTTCGTTAAATCTTTTTCGTTCTCGGGTAGGCCGTGCGTTTATCGCTGTCAGGGACCGGGACATTGCTGCGGAAGTCATAGGAATCGATTTGTTTAAGTACAAGGTACTCGCCTTTGCGATTAGTTCTTTTTTCATCGGTGTAGCAGGGGCGTTACTCGGACATTACACGATGATTGTCAGTCCGGAACTATACAGTATCACCGTATCAATCGAATATTTGGCGATCATCCTTGTAGGTGGTCTAGGCAGTGTTTTCGGTTCGATTTATGGTGCGGTTTTCATTACCTTACTTCCGGTGTTCCTGCGATCAGGTGTAAGTACGTTAAGCGGCTTTTTCCCGGATATAGCTGCAGTGCTAGTCGGATTGAAGGAGGTCGTATTTGGATTAGTCATCATCCTGTTCCTCATCTATGAACCGGAAGGACTTGCGAAAACATGGAAGAACATCAAAGATTACTTCAAACTATGGCCATTTTCGTATTAG
- a CDS encoding branched-chain amino acid ABC transporter permease, producing the protein MTFFLQMVVTGIVVGSVYALVALGFVLIYKASDTINFAQGEFLLIGTYVCLTLITAYNIPFIASLFLALIFSAILGLVIERIVLRHFIGEPIISMIMATIGLSSMLAGFVHIIWGHETRVFPETFSKQPIEFGNVIVTPLYLWSLAIVVVMLVLFTLFFKYSKLGIAMRATADDQQAAMSMGISVKVIFAVAWAIAAIVSAVGGILLGNINGVNASLSAIGLKVLPVAILGGLDSIPGAIIGGLIIGLIESLTGGYLDPMVGGGLKDVMPFVILIFILMFKPYGLYGKKEIERV; encoded by the coding sequence ATGACTTTTTTTCTGCAAATGGTAGTTACAGGAATCGTAGTAGGTAGTGTATATGCACTGGTAGCCTTAGGATTTGTCCTAATCTATAAAGCTAGTGATACGATCAACTTCGCACAAGGGGAGTTTCTGTTGATCGGTACATATGTGTGCCTTACGCTAATTACCGCTTACAACATTCCGTTCATTGCTTCATTATTCCTAGCTCTTATATTCAGTGCAATACTTGGCCTTGTGATTGAGCGTATCGTACTGCGGCATTTTATCGGTGAACCTATTATTTCGATGATTATGGCGACCATTGGACTTTCTAGTATGTTAGCAGGGTTTGTCCATATCATATGGGGGCATGAAACGAGAGTATTCCCTGAAACCTTTTCTAAGCAACCAATAGAATTCGGCAATGTCATCGTAACTCCGCTTTATCTCTGGTCGCTTGCTATTGTGGTAGTAATGCTTGTCCTTTTTACACTTTTCTTTAAATATTCAAAGCTTGGAATAGCGATGCGGGCAACGGCTGATGATCAACAGGCTGCAATGTCGATGGGAATCAGTGTAAAAGTGATTTTTGCAGTTGCCTGGGCGATTGCCGCTATTGTATCTGCAGTCGGCGGTATACTGCTTGGAAATATCAATGGAGTGAACGCCTCCTTATCAGCAATTGGGTTAAAGGTTTTGCCTGTTGCAATACTCGGAGGATTAGACAGCATTCCTGGTGCTATCATCGGAGGGTTGATCATCGGTCTCATAGAGAGTTTGACTGGCGGTTATTTAGATCCGATGGTAGGTGGAGGGTTAAAGGATGTCATGCCATTTGTAATTCTGATCTTTATTCTGATGTTTAAACCATATGGACTTTATGGCAAAAAAGAAATAGAAAGGGTGTGA
- a CDS encoding AMP-binding protein, with the protein MAKSNITFPQSLLERAENEGSKVALREKDYGIWNEFTYEQYFEQMKTFGLGLAKLGLKREETLAIIGDNRPEWVFSELAVQSLGGISVGIYQESLPNEISYILNNCDASIVVVEDQEQVDKLLEIREEIKKVKTIIYYDPRGMRNYKDESLIYFKDVQELGIAYEKEAPSYFKTEIKKGSYDDVAILSYTSGTTGNPKGTMLTYQNLMDMAKNLSSIDPLSEKDEYLSFLPLAWIGEQMMSIAIGLYNGITINFPEEPSTVLENMREIGPHVMFSPPRIYEDMVSKFQVKIQDSSWFKRKSYEWCKSIGEKVANANFENKQVSFGTSLLYKLADYLMLSAIRDHLGLLRMRRAYTGGAPLGPDVFQFFHSIGVNIKSIYGQTEVSGISIVHRDGDIKFDSVGIPLPGTEVKVSNKGEILIKSSSVFKGYFKNQKSTQATLEDGWLHTGDAGRLDKDGHLYIIDRLKDVIRLDTGEMFSPQFIENKLKFSSFIKEAVAIGRERPYVVAMINIDMENVGRWAERKQIGYTTYTDLSSKLEVLELIHNQVMELNQSLPVKARIKKFVLLYKELDADDEELTRTKKVRRQFVGEKYQTLIEGMYTSDERIDVEGRIKYRDGNEQVIQTTLQVIFMDEGEGAA; encoded by the coding sequence ATGGCGAAATCGAACATTACTTTTCCTCAATCACTTTTAGAAAGAGCTGAAAATGAAGGAAGCAAAGTAGCGTTACGAGAGAAGGACTACGGAATATGGAATGAATTTACATATGAACAATACTTTGAACAAATGAAAACGTTTGGATTAGGGTTGGCGAAGCTAGGATTGAAAAGAGAAGAAACACTTGCCATCATTGGCGATAACCGACCAGAATGGGTTTTCAGTGAGTTGGCAGTTCAAAGCCTTGGTGGAATTTCAGTTGGAATCTATCAGGAATCCCTTCCGAATGAAATAAGTTATATCCTTAATAATTGCGATGCATCGATTGTTGTCGTAGAGGATCAAGAACAGGTTGATAAACTTTTAGAAATAAGAGAAGAAATAAAAAAGGTAAAAACAATTATTTATTATGACCCCCGGGGGATGAGGAACTATAAGGATGAATCTCTAATATACTTCAAAGACGTACAGGAGTTAGGAATAGCCTATGAGAAAGAAGCTCCAAGCTATTTTAAGACTGAGATAAAAAAAGGATCTTATGACGATGTTGCTATACTATCATATACTTCCGGTACAACAGGTAATCCGAAAGGAACGATGTTGACCTATCAGAATTTGATGGATATGGCAAAAAATCTATCATCGATCGATCCTTTATCTGAAAAGGATGAATATTTGTCCTTCCTGCCTCTGGCATGGATTGGCGAGCAAATGATGTCGATTGCAATCGGCCTCTATAATGGAATCACGATAAATTTTCCTGAAGAACCTTCCACTGTTTTAGAAAATATGCGTGAAATCGGACCTCATGTAATGTTCTCTCCTCCTAGAATCTACGAAGATATGGTCTCTAAGTTTCAAGTCAAAATTCAGGATTCCAGCTGGTTCAAAAGAAAGTCATACGAATGGTGCAAGTCGATTGGTGAAAAGGTTGCAAATGCAAATTTTGAAAATAAGCAAGTCAGTTTCGGAACAAGCCTGTTATACAAGTTAGCAGATTATCTCATGCTTAGTGCGATAAGGGATCATCTCGGCCTGCTGCGGATGAGGCGTGCCTATACTGGCGGTGCGCCGCTTGGACCCGATGTGTTTCAATTTTTTCATAGTATCGGTGTCAATATAAAGAGTATTTATGGACAGACAGAGGTTTCCGGGATATCCATCGTACATCGTGACGGGGATATCAAATTTGACAGTGTTGGAATACCGTTGCCTGGAACAGAAGTTAAAGTTTCTAATAAGGGTGAAATACTCATCAAAAGTTCAAGCGTATTTAAAGGCTATTTTAAAAATCAGAAATCTACACAAGCAACGTTAGAGGATGGCTGGTTACATACAGGAGATGCGGGACGGTTGGACAAAGATGGGCATTTGTATATCATCGATCGTTTAAAGGATGTCATCCGATTAGATACCGGTGAAATGTTTTCCCCTCAATTTATTGAGAATAAACTAAAGTTCAGTTCGTTTATCAAGGAAGCTGTAGCGATCGGGAGGGAACGCCCATATGTTGTGGCGATGATCAACATCGATATGGAGAATGTCGGGCGCTGGGCAGAACGGAAACAGATCGGTTATACAACATATACCGATTTATCTTCGAAGCTGGAGGTTCTCGAGTTGATTCACAATCAAGTGATGGAACTCAATCAATCTTTGCCGGTAAAAGCACGGATTAAGAAATTTGTTTTGTTATACAAGGAGTTGGATGCAGATGATGAAGAACTGACGCGTACAAAGAAAGTCCGCCGCCAATTTGTCGGAGAAAAATATCAAACACTCATTGAAGGCATGTATACCTCTGATGAACGAATAGATGTAGAAGGTAGGATCAAATACCGTGATGGAAATGAACAGGTCATTCAAACGACACTCCAGGTGATTTTCATGGATGAAGGCGAGGGGGCAGCTTAA
- a CDS encoding ABC transporter ATP-binding protein has protein sequence MRFGGVVALDHVSYKVTEGEIFSLIGPNGAGKTSMLNCISGLYRPAEGSISFKGEEITNLKPYKRAGLGIARAFQNIELFPHLSVLDNLLLGRHIRMKAGLLSSGIYWGKAQKEEVEHRKKVEDVIDFLEIEHIRNIPVGRLSYGLQKRVEVGRALALEPEILLLDEPMAGMNSEEKEDMARYIIDIHEEIKTTIILIEHDMGVVMDLSDHIAVLDFGKLIAYGTPQEIQNDQKVIEAYLGDEDAV, from the coding sequence ATGCGATTTGGAGGAGTCGTAGCACTGGATCACGTCTCTTATAAAGTAACAGAGGGTGAAATTTTTTCCTTAATTGGACCCAACGGTGCCGGTAAAACAAGTATGCTGAACTGCATCAGCGGTTTATACCGCCCCGCAGAAGGTTCTATATCTTTTAAAGGGGAAGAGATTACGAATTTAAAGCCCTACAAAAGAGCGGGTCTCGGGATTGCCAGAGCATTTCAGAACATAGAGTTGTTTCCGCACTTGTCGGTATTGGACAATCTGTTACTTGGTCGGCACATACGTATGAAGGCAGGACTTCTTTCGAGCGGAATATACTGGGGAAAAGCTCAAAAGGAGGAAGTGGAACACCGTAAGAAGGTTGAGGACGTAATTGATTTTCTCGAGATTGAGCATATACGAAATATTCCTGTAGGTAGACTGTCATATGGATTGCAAAAACGGGTGGAAGTAGGAAGGGCTCTTGCTTTAGAACCTGAAATCTTACTTTTGGACGAGCCGATGGCCGGTATGAACAGTGAAGAAAAAGAAGACATGGCACGTTATATTATCGATATACATGAGGAAATCAAGACGACGATCATTCTGATAGAACATGATATGGGTGTGGTAATGGACTTGTCAGATCACATTGCGGTTCTTGATTTCGGAAAACTCATTGCATACGGAACACCGCAGGAAATCCAAAATGATCAGAAGGTGATAGAAGCTTATTTAGGTGATGAAGATGCAGTCTAA